Proteins encoded in a region of the Bacillus sp. T3 genome:
- the cysI gene encoding assimilatory sulfite reductase (NADPH) hemoprotein subunit: MVNQILKAPDGPPSDVEDIKERSNYLRGTLKEVMLDRISAGIPEDDNRLMKHHGSYLQDDRDLRNERAKQKLEPAYQFMLRVRLPGGVATPNQWLVMDELADKYGNGTLKLTTRETFQMHGILKWNMKSTIQEINSALMDTIAACGDVNRNVMCASNPYQSEIHAEVYEWSKKLSNDLLPRTRAYHEIWLDEEKVAGTPEVEEVEPMYGPLYLPRKFKIGIAVPPHNDIDVFSQDLGFIAIVEDEKLIGFNVSIGGGMGMSHGDTATYPQLGKVIGFVKPNQLYEVAEKVITIQRDYGNRSVRKNARFKYTVDRLGLENVKAELENRLGWSLDEAKSFHFDHNGDRYGWVKGVQGKWHFTLFIEGGRVADFDDYKLKTGLSEIAKVHSGEFHLTSNQNVIIANVSSQKKKKINELIEKYGLTDGAHYSALRRSSIACVALPTCGLAMAEAERYLPTLIGKIEEIVNDNGLGDKEITIRMTGCPNGCARHALGEIGFIGKAPGKYNMYLGAAHDGSRLSKMYRENIGEAEILKELGQILPRYAKEREEGEHFGDFVIRAGIIKATTDGTNFHE, encoded by the coding sequence ATGGTGAACCAAATACTAAAAGCGCCGGACGGCCCACCAAGTGATGTTGAAGATATTAAAGAAAGAAGTAACTATTTACGCGGTACTCTAAAAGAAGTAATGCTTGACCGTATAAGCGCAGGTATTCCTGAGGATGATAACCGTTTAATGAAGCATCATGGTAGTTATTTACAGGACGATCGTGATCTTCGCAACGAACGTGCGAAGCAAAAGCTTGAGCCGGCTTATCAATTTATGCTACGTGTCCGATTACCAGGCGGTGTGGCTACTCCAAATCAATGGTTAGTAATGGATGAGCTTGCTGATAAATATGGGAATGGAACTTTGAAGCTTACAACTCGTGAAACTTTCCAAATGCATGGGATTTTAAAATGGAACATGAAAAGCACGATTCAAGAAATTAATTCTGCTTTAATGGACACCATTGCAGCCTGTGGAGATGTAAACCGGAACGTTATGTGTGCGTCAAATCCATATCAATCAGAAATTCATGCTGAAGTATATGAATGGTCAAAAAAATTGAGTAATGATTTATTACCACGCACCAGAGCCTATCATGAAATTTGGCTCGATGAAGAAAAGGTTGCCGGCACTCCTGAGGTTGAAGAAGTCGAGCCAATGTATGGACCGCTTTATTTGCCACGTAAATTTAAAATAGGTATTGCGGTCCCACCACATAATGACATAGATGTTTTCTCTCAAGACTTAGGGTTCATTGCCATTGTCGAAGATGAAAAGCTAATTGGCTTTAACGTTTCCATCGGTGGAGGAATGGGTATGTCCCACGGAGATACTGCGACTTATCCACAGTTGGGTAAAGTGATCGGCTTTGTTAAACCGAACCAGTTATATGAAGTGGCAGAAAAGGTCATTACGATTCAACGTGATTACGGGAACCGTTCCGTTCGGAAAAATGCACGTTTTAAATACACAGTAGACCGACTTGGGCTAGAAAATGTGAAGGCAGAATTGGAAAATCGACTAGGTTGGAGCCTGGATGAAGCAAAATCCTTCCACTTTGACCATAATGGTGATCGTTATGGCTGGGTAAAGGGTGTCCAAGGAAAATGGCATTTCACTTTGTTTATCGAAGGCGGACGTGTCGCTGATTTTGATGATTATAAGCTAAAGACAGGCTTAAGTGAAATTGCAAAGGTTCATAGTGGAGAATTTCATTTAACCTCTAATCAAAATGTCATTATTGCGAATGTATCGAGTCAGAAGAAAAAGAAAATTAATGAGTTAATTGAAAAATACGGATTAACAGATGGGGCACACTATTCAGCACTTCGTCGTTCTTCTATCGCATGTGTTGCGCTACCAACATGTGGATTAGCAATGGCAGAAGCTGAACGCTATTTACCGACCTTAATTGGGAAGATTGAGGAAATTGTCAATGATAATGGTCTTGGAGATAAAGAAATCACTATTCGAATGACCGGCTGTCCGAACGGCTGTGCACGTCATGCACTCGGAGAGATAGGTTTCATTGGCAAGGCACCAGGAAAATACAATATGTATTTAGGTGCTGCTCATGACGGTAGCCGTCTTAGCAAAATGTACCGTGAAAACATCGGTGAAGCTGAAATATTAAAAGAATTAGGCCAAATTCTTCCGCGTTATGCAAAAGAACGTGAAGAAGGCGAGCATTTTGGTGATTTCGTCATCCGTGCGGGGATTATTAAAGCGACAACAGATGGTACAAATTTTCATGAATAA
- a CDS encoding assimilatory sulfite reductase (NADPH) flavoprotein subunit produces MQLQVMNSPFNQEQAELLNRILPTLTESQKVWLSGYLAASVNTTVLAAQGTPVEQGASKQAAPAVSKEITILYGSQTGNAQRLAEKAGKTLSDKGFKPTVASMSDFKPSNLKKVKNLLIVASTHGEGEPPDNALAFHEFLHGKRAPKLEDLHFSVLAIGDSSYEFFCQTGKEFDVRLAELGGTRLYPRFDCDLDFEEPAAEWLTGVINSLTDVQDNAASTESQASVQVTSSETNDIVYSRKNPFRAEVLENLNLNGRGSNKETRHLELSLEGSGLTYKPGDSLGVYPENDPELVNALLDQLKWNPEELVTINKEGELAPLKDALTLHFEITVLTRSLLDKIAELTGSEEIRALIAKGNDEVKAYVNGRDLLDLVQEFGPWDVPAQDFVGLLRKLPPRLYSISSSIAANPDEVHLTIGAVRFETNGRERKGVCSILCAERLQPGDTLPIFIQSNSNFKLPENPDTPIIMVGPGTGVAPFRSFMQEREETGAQGKSWMFFGDQHFVTDFLYQTEWQKWIKDGVLTKMDVAFSRDNAEKVYVQHRLKEHSHEVFEWIKEGAYIYICGDKNNMAKDVQNTLIDIIENEGGMSRDKAEAYLSDLQKQKRYQRDVY; encoded by the coding sequence TTGCAATTACAGGTTATGAACAGTCCGTTCAATCAGGAGCAGGCAGAGCTCCTTAATCGCATTCTGCCGACCTTAACAGAATCACAAAAAGTTTGGCTGAGTGGATACTTAGCTGCGTCTGTTAACACGACAGTCCTTGCAGCGCAAGGTACACCAGTTGAACAAGGAGCATCAAAACAAGCTGCTCCAGCCGTTTCTAAAGAAATAACCATCCTATATGGATCACAAACTGGCAATGCTCAGCGTCTTGCAGAGAAAGCTGGAAAAACCCTTTCCGATAAAGGTTTCAAGCCCACTGTTGCATCAATGAGCGATTTTAAGCCGAGTAATTTGAAAAAGGTGAAAAACCTTCTGATTGTCGCTAGCACGCATGGTGAAGGAGAGCCGCCTGATAACGCACTTGCTTTCCATGAATTCTTACATGGAAAAAGAGCACCTAAACTGGAAGATTTACATTTCTCGGTTTTGGCTATTGGTGATAGCTCATATGAATTTTTCTGTCAAACTGGTAAAGAATTTGATGTTCGCCTAGCAGAGCTTGGTGGTACAAGACTTTACCCGCGCTTTGATTGCGATCTTGATTTTGAAGAACCTGCAGCAGAGTGGCTTACTGGAGTCATAAATAGCTTAACTGATGTACAAGATAATGCAGCATCGACTGAAAGTCAAGCATCCGTTCAAGTAACTTCAAGTGAAACAAATGATATCGTTTATTCAAGAAAGAATCCATTTAGAGCAGAAGTATTAGAGAATCTAAACTTAAATGGTCGTGGCTCAAATAAAGAAACTCGCCATCTAGAGCTTTCATTAGAAGGGTCAGGACTTACTTATAAACCTGGAGATAGCTTAGGGGTTTACCCAGAGAACGATCCGGAATTAGTGAATGCACTACTAGACCAGTTAAAATGGAATCCCGAAGAACTTGTTACGATTAATAAAGAAGGTGAATTAGCACCGCTGAAAGATGCGTTAACCCTTCACTTTGAAATTACCGTTTTAACGAGATCACTTCTTGATAAGATTGCCGAGTTAACTGGCAGCGAAGAAATTCGCGCGCTAATAGCCAAGGGGAACGATGAAGTTAAAGCATATGTTAATGGGCGAGACCTACTTGATTTAGTTCAGGAATTTGGCCCATGGGATGTTCCTGCTCAGGATTTTGTAGGTTTGCTTCGAAAGCTGCCACCACGCCTTTATTCGATTTCAAGCAGTATTGCAGCAAATCCTGATGAAGTACACTTAACAATTGGTGCAGTTCGTTTCGAAACAAATGGCCGGGAGCGTAAAGGGGTTTGCTCGATTCTTTGTGCAGAACGTCTGCAGCCTGGCGATACATTACCAATTTTCATCCAATCAAACTCTAATTTTAAGCTTCCTGAAAATCCTGATACGCCTATCATTATGGTCGGACCTGGAACAGGTGTTGCTCCATTCCGTTCCTTTATGCAAGAGCGTGAAGAAACAGGGGCACAAGGTAAATCATGGATGTTCTTTGGTGATCAGCATTTTGTTACTGATTTCCTATATCAAACTGAGTGGCAAAAGTGGATTAAGGACGGCGTGTTAACAAAAATGGATGTAGCTTTTTCTCGGGATAATGCTGAAAAAGTGTATGTTCAACATCGTCTTAAAGAGCATAGCCATGAAGTGTTTGAATGGATTAAAGAAGGTGCCTATATTTACATTTGTGGTGATAAGAACAATATGGCAAAAGATGTTCAAAACACTCTTATCGATATAATTGAAAATGAAGGCGGCATGAGCCGTGACAAAGCAGAGGCATATCTCTCCGATTTGCAAAAACAAAAACGATATCAGCGTGATGTATACTGA
- a CDS encoding LysR family transcriptional regulator has product MYYDALRTFVTLAEVKNFTKTAEILLMSQPSVSLHIKNLEKEFQTILFQRSNKSLKITPIGELLYERAKQMITIYEQTKQDILEHHTTLKGKLKIGASFTIGEYILPPFLIELQKDHPELELEVVIGNTEEVVQFVRMYQVDIGLIEGQTNDKEVSVHPFMQDELFVVASPQHPLAKNNEVSIANLQGQTWLTREVGSGTREYLTHVIRSNGLKVKSLLTISSNQGIKETLISGLGLSLLSGSVIQRDIQHQNLSIIKLKNYTFNRTLSYVYTPIMEDKKNVKTFISSLTKNNQV; this is encoded by the coding sequence TTGTACTATGACGCACTTCGAACATTTGTGACCTTAGCCGAGGTAAAAAATTTTACCAAAACAGCTGAGATTCTTCTCATGTCCCAGCCAAGTGTAAGCTTACATATAAAAAATTTAGAAAAAGAATTCCAAACTATATTATTTCAGCGATCAAATAAATCATTAAAGATTACTCCAATCGGAGAATTATTATATGAACGTGCCAAGCAAATGATCACGATTTACGAGCAAACAAAACAGGATATTTTAGAGCATCATACTACTCTAAAAGGAAAGCTGAAAATCGGGGCCAGCTTTACAATCGGCGAATACATCTTACCTCCATTTCTAATTGAATTGCAGAAAGACCATCCAGAGCTAGAGCTAGAGGTTGTGATTGGGAATACAGAAGAAGTCGTCCAATTCGTCCGAATGTATCAAGTCGATATTGGACTAATAGAAGGTCAAACAAACGATAAAGAAGTATCTGTCCACCCTTTTATGCAAGATGAATTATTTGTTGTTGCTTCTCCCCAACATCCACTTGCTAAAAATAATGAAGTATCAATAGCGAATCTTCAAGGTCAAACCTGGTTAACACGGGAAGTGGGGTCAGGAACACGTGAATATCTTACTCATGTAATCCGATCAAACGGTTTAAAAGTTAAATCCCTGTTAACGATAAGCAGCAATCAAGGTATTAAAGAAACCTTAATCAGCGGTTTAGGTCTGTCGCTCCTTTCGGGTAGTGTAATCCAAAGAGATATTCAGCACCAAAATCTTTCCATTATTAAACTAAAAAATTATACCTTTAACCGTACACTTTCTTATGTATATACTCCTATAATGGAAGACAAAAAAAATGTTAAGACATTTATTAGTTCCTTAACAAAAAATAATCAGGTGTGA
- a CDS encoding DinB family protein, with product MKNQLQPNEYAPYYQPYISLVPEGDIIQILEEQINETTALLQGLSDEQALLRYAAGKWSVKEVIGHIADTERIMSFRLLSVARGETAALPGYDDNLYVENGKFERQSVIELLENFAAVRKSTLHLLKSLPEEAFLRRGNANGFEVSARAIAFIMAGHERHHRKLIEERYLQSDNNRSK from the coding sequence ATGAAAAATCAACTGCAACCGAATGAATATGCTCCATATTATCAACCATACATTAGCCTTGTACCTGAAGGGGACATTATTCAAATTCTTGAAGAACAGATTAATGAAACAACAGCTCTTCTACAAGGACTGAGCGATGAACAGGCTTTGCTTCGGTATGCGGCAGGAAAATGGAGTGTCAAGGAAGTAATAGGTCATATCGCTGATACAGAGCGAATTATGAGCTTCAGACTTCTCTCAGTTGCTCGTGGCGAAACGGCTGCACTTCCGGGATATGATGATAACCTGTATGTCGAAAATGGAAAATTTGAAAGACAATCTGTTATCGAATTACTTGAAAATTTTGCAGCGGTTCGCAAATCCACTTTGCATTTGCTGAAAAGTTTGCCAGAAGAAGCATTTTTGCGTCGTGGAAATGCAAATGGATTTGAAGTAAGTGCCAGGGCTATTGCCTTTATCATGGCCGGACATGAGCGGCATCATCGAAAACTTATAGAAGAAAGATATCTTCAATCAGATAATAACCGTTCTAAATAG
- a CDS encoding class III extradiol ring-cleavage dioxygenase gives MIPSYFIAHGAPLLAIEKNEYTQFLNQLGVTNPKPKAIVIFSAHWVSETQAVSAVNEYETIHDFYGFPEEMYRIQYPAKGDKLRAKEIQTTLEDNGIPFVVDQNRGLDHGAWVVLSMLYPDADIPVVSMSVAPNLTPAQQYKIGQSLAKLREQDILIVASGGTVHNLRAVRFGDEDKVDQWAQEFEGWIQEHIEKWDLEALFNYSTLAPHAQFAVPPNGAEHFIPIFYAMGAADDAKSAKLLHRSYRYGNLSHSVWQFG, from the coding sequence ATGATTCCATCATACTTTATCGCACACGGAGCACCGCTTCTCGCGATTGAAAAGAATGAATATACCCAATTTCTTAACCAACTAGGCGTCACGAATCCTAAGCCAAAAGCAATCGTCATATTTTCAGCGCATTGGGTTTCAGAAACGCAAGCTGTCAGCGCGGTAAATGAATACGAAACCATTCATGATTTTTATGGTTTTCCAGAAGAAATGTATCGCATACAATACCCAGCAAAAGGAGATAAGCTGAGAGCAAAGGAAATTCAAACAACGCTAGAAGATAATGGAATACCTTTCGTTGTCGATCAAAATCGGGGCCTTGACCATGGAGCATGGGTTGTATTAAGCATGTTGTATCCTGATGCGGACATTCCTGTTGTTTCGATGTCTGTTGCACCAAACTTAACCCCTGCCCAGCAATACAAAATCGGACAATCCCTAGCAAAATTAAGAGAGCAAGACATCCTTATTGTCGCAAGTGGTGGAACAGTTCATAATTTAAGAGCTGTCAGATTCGGTGATGAAGACAAAGTCGATCAATGGGCTCAAGAATTTGAGGGGTGGATACAGGAGCATATAGAAAAATGGGACTTAGAAGCACTTTTTAACTATTCAACCTTAGCGCCACATGCTCAATTTGCCGTACCGCCGAATGGCGCCGAGCACTTTATTCCGATTTTCTATGCGATGGGGGCAGCCGATGATGCAAAATCAGCAAAATTGCTGCACCGAAGCTACCGGTATGGGAATTTAAGTCATAGCGTTTGGCAATTTGGATAA
- a CDS encoding XRE family transcriptional regulator, which produces MDIGSKIRAIRKRKKITIAQMCEGTGLSKGFVSNVENNNTSPSINTLQTVANFLDVPLPYLLLEKKEHMRIVRKEERTFSSYNNLKIEHISSMGGLRMMSVEFPPGASMGEENAHAGVECHLVLEGRVLAKQGEDSVILESGDTFSWNASVPHIVKNIGEEKAVVLIAVHSDIELNEVL; this is translated from the coding sequence TTGGATATCGGTTCAAAAATTCGTGCAATACGAAAGCGCAAAAAAATCACGATTGCCCAAATGTGTGAAGGGACAGGTCTTTCAAAGGGATTTGTCAGCAATGTCGAAAACAACAATACATCACCATCAATCAATACATTACAAACCGTTGCTAATTTTCTCGATGTCCCACTTCCCTATTTATTATTAGAAAAGAAGGAACACATGCGTATCGTTCGAAAAGAGGAACGGACATTCTCATCGTATAATAATTTGAAGATTGAACATATATCATCTATGGGTGGTTTACGGATGATGAGTGTTGAATTTCCACCTGGAGCATCGATGGGTGAGGAAAATGCACATGCTGGGGTTGAGTGCCATCTTGTGCTAGAAGGTCGTGTTCTTGCCAAACAAGGTGAGGATTCTGTTATTTTAGAAAGTGGCGATACGTTTAGCTGGAATGCAAGTGTGCCGCATATTGTTAAAAATATCGGTGAAGAGAAGGCCGTTGTCTTGATTGCAGTACATTCGGATATTGAATTGAACGAAGTGCTTTAA
- the sdaAA gene encoding L-serine ammonia-lyase, iron-sulfur-dependent, subunit alpha codes for MFRNVAELVKLAEDNKVKIAEIMIRQEIEMSGQSRQEIISKMDLNLTVMEKAVERGLNGVKSRTGLTGGDAVLLQNYINSGKSLSGTLLLDAVSKAVATNEVNAAMGTVCATPTAGSAGVVPGTLFAVKEQLNPTRYEMIEYLFTAAAFGFVIANNASISGAAGGCQAEVGSAAGMAAAAIVEMAGGTPSQSAEAMAITLKNMLGLVCDPVAWACRSSMCKKKCNGCF; via the coding sequence ATGTTTCGCAATGTTGCCGAGCTTGTTAAATTAGCAGAAGATAATAAAGTGAAAATAGCCGAAATAATGATCAGGCAGGAAATAGAAATGTCTGGGCAGTCTCGGCAAGAAATTATTTCGAAGATGGATTTAAATTTAACCGTGATGGAAAAAGCAGTCGAACGCGGATTGAACGGGGTAAAATCACGGACAGGTTTAACCGGAGGCGACGCGGTATTGCTACAGAACTACATTAACAGTGGAAAATCTTTATCTGGAACATTGTTATTAGATGCTGTCAGTAAAGCAGTAGCCACAAATGAAGTAAATGCAGCGATGGGTACAGTATGTGCCACTCCAACAGCTGGCTCTGCTGGGGTAGTTCCGGGTACATTATTTGCCGTGAAAGAGCAGTTGAATCCAACTCGGTATGAAATGATAGAGTATTTATTTACAGCAGCAGCTTTCGGTTTTGTCATTGCCAATAATGCATCCATTTCAGGAGCAGCTGGCGGTTGTCAGGCAGAAGTAGGCTCAGCAGCCGGGATGGCTGCAGCTGCCATTGTTGAAATGGCTGGTGGTACTCCTAGTCAGTCTGCAGAAGCTATGGCTATTACCTTAAAGAATATGCTCGGTTTAGTCTGTGACCCTGTTGCCTGGGCTTGTAGAAGTTCCATGTGTAAAAAGAAATGCAATGGGTGCTTCTAA
- the sdaAB gene encoding L-serine ammonia-lyase, iron-sulfur-dependent subunit beta: MKYRSAFDIIGPVMIGPSSSHTAGAARIGRVARTLFEKQPSRAVISLYGSFAKTYQGHGTDLALVAGLLDFDTFDERIPHSLEIAEMVGMEVIIRAEQAVTDHPNTVKINLFSDDTELEVIGISIGGGTIEIIEINSFKLKLSGDPAILVIHQDRFGIISSVTTVLSNYEINIGHMEVARKDKGEMAIMVIEVDQKIDDDVICELKQLPNVTKVIRMVE, encoded by the coding sequence ATGAAATATCGGTCAGCTTTTGATATCATCGGTCCGGTGATGATCGGACCTTCAAGCTCTCATACAGCTGGTGCGGCTCGTATAGGACGAGTGGCTCGAACACTTTTTGAAAAGCAGCCATCTAGGGCTGTGATCTCGTTATACGGATCCTTTGCGAAAACTTATCAAGGTCATGGGACAGACTTAGCTCTAGTTGCTGGCCTGTTGGACTTTGATACATTTGATGAAAGAATCCCTCACTCATTGGAAATTGCTGAAATGGTGGGTATGGAAGTAATCATTCGTGCGGAGCAAGCAGTTACTGATCACCCTAATACGGTTAAAATCAATTTGTTTAGTGATGATACCGAGCTTGAAGTGATAGGAATATCAATCGGTGGTGGCACTATAGAAATCATTGAAATTAATTCGTTTAAGCTAAAGTTGTCTGGAGATCCAGCCATCCTCGTAATTCATCAGGATCGCTTTGGAATTATAAGTTCGGTTACAACAGTCTTATCAAACTATGAAATAAATATTGGCCATATGGAGGTTGCACGGAAAGATAAAGGAGAAATGGCGATTATGGTAATCGAGGTCGATCAGAAAATCGATGATGACGTCATTTGCGAATTAAAACAACTTCCAAACGTAACCAAAGTCATACGAATGGTCGAATAG
- a CDS encoding cytochrome-c peroxidase, giving the protein MRKSFIFFAFLMILLGLIGCSNNEETAQKEIDPKKLLETLRANGSLVPLKAISIPDNNPMTANVVELGKMLFFDPRLSGNNERSCATCHDPAKGYGDGRKTFEKYNGEPGTRNSPTIINAGYYTTYFWDGRADSLEEQALGPIQNPNEMNQKLDELILELKGINDYTERFNAAFPDGVTEQNLAKAIAAFERQIVVKDTAFDQFMQGDTKALSDKELRGLELFTGKAMCSTCHNGPNLSDNNFYNVGLDSNDEGLYALTKKAGDMGKFRTAGLYGITHTAPYMHDGSLKTLEDVIDYYNSGGGDHRNKSFYLKNFMSPIGLSDAEKEDLLAFLKVLGGTEPIVEEPDLPGID; this is encoded by the coding sequence ATGAGAAAAAGTTTTATATTTTTTGCATTCCTTATGATATTGCTAGGCTTGATCGGTTGTTCAAATAATGAAGAAACTGCACAAAAAGAAATTGATCCAAAAAAACTACTAGAAACCCTACGAGCAAACGGTTCATTAGTCCCGTTAAAGGCCATTTCAATACCGGATAATAATCCAATGACCGCTAATGTGGTCGAATTAGGGAAAATGCTCTTTTTTGATCCACGCCTTTCTGGGAACAACGAAAGAAGCTGTGCAACTTGTCATGACCCCGCAAAGGGTTATGGAGATGGACGCAAAACCTTTGAAAAGTACAATGGGGAACCTGGAACGAGAAATAGCCCAACCATCATTAACGCAGGCTACTATACTACATATTTTTGGGATGGACGTGCTGATTCATTAGAAGAACAGGCGTTAGGTCCTATTCAAAACCCCAATGAAATGAATCAAAAATTGGACGAGCTAATCCTAGAATTAAAAGGCATTAATGATTATACTGAACGATTCAATGCTGCATTTCCAGATGGAGTAACGGAACAGAACTTAGCAAAAGCAATTGCTGCCTTTGAAAGACAAATTGTTGTAAAGGACACCGCTTTTGACCAATTTATGCAGGGGGATACGAAGGCGTTATCTGATAAAGAGCTAAGAGGTCTCGAATTATTCACTGGGAAAGCTATGTGTTCAACCTGCCATAATGGGCCAAACCTTTCTGATAATAATTTTTACAATGTTGGTCTTGATTCTAATGATGAAGGACTTTATGCATTAACAAAAAAAGCTGGTGATATGGGAAAATTCCGGACAGCTGGTCTTTATGGCATAACCCATACTGCCCCCTACATGCATGATGGCAGCCTTAAAACGCTTGAAGATGTAATAGATTACTATAATTCAGGTGGCGGCGATCACAGAAACAAAAGCTTTTATTTGAAGAATTTCATGTCCCCAATCGGCCTAAGCGATGCGGAAAAAGAGGATTTGCTAGCCTTTTTAAAGGTTTTAGGTGGGACCGAACCAATAGTTGAAGAGCCAGATCTGCCTGGAATTGACTAA
- a CDS encoding AI-2E family transporter, which translates to MRNKNKLQYWLVQILLILTIIFVSTKISFLFQPIGIFFSTVFFPILITGFLYFLLNPVVSFLVRKKVPKLLAILFIYLAFSGLLVLAIGNLVPAITNQFTALANDLPRYADKTLKFFDDMAHSSQYQWVIDEQSDLLDTIEQKLIAFANTLPNRITVSLSNIFGVIANITIILVTVPFLLFYMFKDGHKFPEALTRFLPSSYRDEGLVVLKETGETLSAYIQGQVIVALSVGTLAFIGYLIIDLPYALILALVVAITNIIPYVGPILGGTPAVIVALFDSPTKALLVLVVIVIAQQVEGNVLSPLILGKSLDTHPATIIILLLAAGNLAGVLGMVLAIPTYAVVKTIVLNLVKFLRARKKTNQTVES; encoded by the coding sequence TTGAGAAATAAAAACAAACTTCAATACTGGTTAGTTCAGATTCTCCTCATTTTAACCATCATTTTTGTTTCAACTAAAATCTCATTTTTGTTCCAACCGATTGGAATCTTTTTTTCAACCGTGTTCTTTCCAATCCTGATCACGGGTTTTCTTTATTTTCTCCTCAATCCTGTTGTCAGTTTTCTTGTTCGAAAAAAGGTACCGAAATTATTGGCTATTTTATTCATCTATTTGGCTTTTTCTGGTCTCCTTGTTTTAGCAATTGGCAATTTGGTACCAGCGATAACGAACCAATTTACAGCTCTTGCGAACGACCTTCCTCGTTACGCAGACAAAACATTAAAGTTTTTTGATGATATGGCACATTCATCTCAATATCAATGGGTAATCGATGAACAAAGCGATCTTCTCGATACAATTGAACAAAAATTGATTGCCTTTGCCAATACATTGCCAAATAGGATTACAGTAAGTCTCTCAAATATATTTGGTGTTATTGCAAATATCACCATCATACTTGTAACGGTCCCATTTTTATTGTTTTATATGTTTAAGGATGGTCATAAATTTCCAGAAGCTTTAACAAGATTCCTTCCCTCCTCCTATCGTGATGAAGGATTGGTCGTGTTGAAGGAAACAGGTGAAACATTGTCAGCATATATACAAGGACAAGTAATCGTTGCCCTTTCTGTCGGGACGCTTGCCTTTATTGGCTATCTCATAATCGATTTACCATATGCTCTTATTTTAGCTTTGGTGGTAGCTATAACCAATATCATTCCTTATGTCGGTCCTATTTTAGGAGGAACACCGGCTGTCATTGTCGCATTATTCGATTCTCCGACAAAGGCTTTGTTAGTATTAGTTGTCATCGTCATTGCTCAGCAGGTGGAAGGCAATGTGTTGTCACCACTTATTCTTGGGAAAAGCTTGGATACCCATCCGGCAACGATTATTATCCTTCTCTTAGCTGCTGGAAATTTAGCAGGGGTTTTAGGCATGGTGTTAGCTATACCTACCTATGCGGTGGTTAAAACCATTGTCTTAAATTTAGTGAAGTTTTTACGAGCTCGAAAGAAAACGAACCAGACAGTCGAATCTTAA
- the map gene encoding type I methionyl aminopeptidase, which translates to MIAKTEEDFNGLKEIGKIVAAIRDELVQKTTPGITTKELDELAGELFEKNEAISAPKGEYDFPGYTCISVNEEVAHGIPGNRVIQEGDLVNIDVSGSKNGYFADTGISFVVGNGKEILTKICEVAKEAFEAGLKKIKPGAKKNGIGKAVDQIAQNNGLTVITNLTGHGIGRRIHEAPDHILNFYDPSDSELLRDGMVIAFEPFISTSEEEVFQLDDGWTFVTENSFVAQYEHTIIITKEGPIIITK; encoded by the coding sequence ATGATTGCAAAAACAGAAGAAGATTTTAATGGTTTAAAGGAAATAGGAAAAATAGTTGCTGCGATTCGTGATGAATTAGTACAAAAAACAACTCCTGGTATTACTACGAAGGAGCTGGATGAGCTCGCTGGAGAGCTTTTTGAAAAGAATGAGGCAATTTCAGCGCCAAAAGGTGAATATGACTTTCCAGGCTATACTTGCATCAGTGTGAATGAAGAGGTTGCACACGGTATTCCAGGAAATCGAGTGATTCAAGAAGGTGATCTTGTCAATATTGATGTTTCTGGTTCCAAAAATGGGTATTTTGCTGACACTGGCATTTCCTTTGTCGTCGGTAATGGGAAGGAAATATTAACAAAAATATGCGAAGTAGCAAAAGAAGCATTTGAAGCGGGGCTTAAAAAGATTAAACCCGGAGCAAAGAAAAATGGAATTGGAAAAGCAGTGGATCAGATAGCTCAAAATAACGGTTTAACTGTTATTACGAATTTGACTGGTCACGGTATTGGACGAAGAATCCATGAAGCTCCTGATCACATTTTGAATTTTTACGATCCATCAGATAGCGAGTTGCTTCGAGATGGCATGGTCATTGCATTCGAACCATTTATCTCAACGAGCGAGGAAGAAGTTTTTCAATTAGATGATGGCTGGACTTTTGTGACAGAAAATAGCTTTGTTGCTCAATATGAACACACAATTATTATTACAAAGGAAGGCCCTATCATCATAACAAAATAA